The DNA sequence ATGTAAAAATTGTTGCATGGGATAGATACAGTAAGCGTGGTATTGAAGTATCAAATTTAAATTTTGAAAATGGAAAGTCAAAAATATACCGAGTAGGTATTCCAGCTTCATTTGGAGGAGGAGTAAAAAAGAATTTATATCCACTATTAAAATTTCAATTAAACTTAGCAATATGGTTAATCAAAAATCGAAAAAGCTTTGATATTATTCATGCATGTGATTTTGATACGGCAAATACTGCATTGCTATGTGCAAAAATACTTAATAAAAAAATTGTATACGATATTTTTGATTATTATGTTGATGCTTTCAATATACCTAGATATTTAAAAAATTCTGTAGAAAAATTGGATCATAAAATAATTAATACAGCAGATGCAGTTATTATATGTTCAGAACAACGAAAAAAGCAGATAAAAGGTACTAGTCCAAATAAACTAACCGTAATACATAATTCACCTCCAATAATAGAAAATAAAAAAAGAGTAGATGAATTTAGTGAAGATATAATAAAAATTTGCTATGTGGGAATTTTGGAAGAGAGGAGATTTTTAAAAGAATTAACAGAAATTATTGCAAATAATTCTAACTATGAATTTCATGTTGGGGGATTCGGAATTCTTGAAGGATATTTTAAAGAAAAATCAAGAGAATGTTCAAATATATTTTATTATGGAAAATTATCATATAGCAAAGCTTTAGAGTTAGAAGGAAATTGTGATATTATGACAGCAATTTATGATCCCGAAGTTCCAAATCATTACTATGCAGCCCCGAATAAGTTTTATGAAGCATTAATGCTTGGAAAGCCAATTATTATGGTTAATAATACTGGAATGGACGATATCGTTTCTCGAAATAATATCGGTGAAGTAGTAG is a window from the Trichococcus shcherbakoviae genome containing:
- a CDS encoding glycosyltransferase family 4 protein, with amino-acid sequence MNHKRIVFLRSNPVSPDSRVEKEVNCLIKEGYDVKIVAWDRYSKRGIEVSNLNFENGKSKIYRVGIPASFGGGVKKNLYPLLKFQLNLAIWLIKNRKSFDIIHACDFDTANTALLCAKILNKKIVYDIFDYYVDAFNIPRYLKNSVEKLDHKIINTADAVIICSEQRKKQIKGTSPNKLTVIHNSPPIIENKKRVDEFSEDIIKICYVGILEERRFLKELTEIIANNSNYEFHVGGFGILEGYFKEKSRECSNIFYYGKLSYSKALELEGNCDIMTAIYDPEVPNHYYAAPNKFYEALMLGKPIIMVNNTGMDDIVSRNNIGEVVEYNEESLKLGLKNLIIRKSEWAEISCKMKKLYEKDYSWNEMERRLINLYKSI